The following is a genomic window from Clostridia bacterium.
GCAGCGGCTGTCGATCACGGCTATATATGTGACTCACGACCAGTCTGAGGCGATGGCCATCTCCGACAGGATTGTGATAATGAACCGCGGTCGGATCGAGCAGGTTGGCACGCCTCGAGAGGTGTACTCCGAGCCTATTTCGAGGTTCGTGGCCGATTTCATCGGCCGTGTGAATTTCCTACCTGGCCTGATGGTTGGCTGCGTCAGGACGCCCGCCGCCCTGCCTGTCCAGCAGGCCGGCGCCGCCTCAGGGCGAGACTTCTTCAGGGTGAATCTGTTCGGGCAGGAGATCCTTGTGGAGGGTGTCGCAGGCCTAGATGAGAAGGCTTCCGAGTGCGGAGGACGTGTGCTGGTTGTGTGCAGGCCTGAGGCCGCGTCGCTTGCTCGCGCCGATACCGGCGAGGAACCTCCTGCCCATACCAGTGGGCGGGTCATCAAGGCGGTCTACTTCGGTTCCTACATGGAGTACGGACTTGAGCTTGACGGAATGGACGCCGGCAGTCCGCCCTTCACACTTATTGATCACAATCCGGCTAGGAGCACGCCTCTTGAGGTGGGCGACACAGCTGGCATCAGGTTCGACGAGAACTCCCTGCACGTGCTGGCGGCCGAGTAGTGCCGTAGGGTCCGGCCTGTGGTGAGGCGAACCCGCGACGAGTGTCGCACTGGTCATAGTGATCAGCTCCGCCTTTCTGCATGCGCAGCACGTTCTTCCTCGCCGGGGCATCGACGAGACATCCGGCAGTGAGTGACTGGACATCAGCGAAGGCTCCCAGCGGGGGCGTGCTCGTATTGCTATGCGTCCTGCGCATGGCGTGCGTGGCGCCGTTGACCGCCTGGGGGCCTTCGCGCTTCATTATGTCCGGTGGTTGCCCGGCCTTACTATCCGCACCCAAGTGCGCTGGGGAAGGCGCCCGAACCTCCCGCAACTTTCCATGATGATCAGACAGATTAAGGTGCAATGCATGGAAATACGATCAACCGGAAGGTCAATTGCGCTGGGCACGGAATAAGCCAATATGGGCACGCCGCACAATAGTCGAAAGGAGAATGCCCTGTTGACGTCGCCGCTATGCCAGGCGCTCATGGAAGTAATCACGGCCGTGGCTCCACTCACAATCGCCGTCGCGTCCCTCGGCGCACTCTTCCTGGATGTGTCATGGACTGATCTGGCGCGCATCGCCATCGGCGCCTCATTCGCCGCCATTGGACTCCTCTTCTTCCTCCGTGGGACAAGAATCGCGCTTCTGCCCATGGGCGAGATCATCGGTGCAAGCCTTCCCGCACGTAGTTCCCCAGCTCTTCTGGTGATCACTGCGTTCGTGTTCAGTTTCAGCGTCACCATCGCAGATCCGTCGCTGCACGTACTCACTGCGCAAGTGGCCTCTCTCCAAGACTCATCCCTGAGTGTGCGCATGCTGGGCGTGATGATATCCTCGGGGATGGGCTTTCTGGTGACAGTTGCGATGCTCCGCATCGTCCTGAACATCCCTTCGCGGCTCCTGTTCATCGCGGGGTATTCCATCGCGATACTGTTGTCCTTCTTCACAGTGCCTGAGCTGGCGCCGCTCTTCTTCGACTCGGGTTCGGCGGCAACCGGCCCGATGGTAGTGCCCTGCGTAATCGCTCTGGGCCTTGGGACAGCTTCAGTTCTGCAGCGGAAGAGATCGCTTGCCGATGAGTTTGGCCTTGTGGGGCTCGCGACTCTGGGTCCTGTCCTGGTGATGATGGTCTGGGGGGTGATCGTCAGATGGACCCGATGATGATCGGCGCCCTTGAGGCAGCACAGGCAGCACAGGCCTGTGGAGCAGGCGGGGCGGGCGGGAGTGCGTGGGCGGCAATGGGGCTTGCAGTCTTCAGCGGGTTTGGCGCCGTGGCGGCTGAGGTTGCTCGGACGCTCATCCCCCTCGGAGTGCTGTTCGTTGTGTTCCAGGTGCTGTTCCTGAGGCTTCCTAGAGCATTCGTGCGCAGGGTGGCCGCCGGAATGATCTCCACGTTCGTAGGACTGGCTCTGTTCCTCCAGGGCGTGAATATCGCCTTCGTCCCCATGGGGCACAGGCTCGGCGCCAAGCTGGGGCTTCTCGCGCAGCCTTGGGTTGTTGCGCCTGTTGGGTTCATCCTAGGGCTGCTGGTGGTGCTGGCGGAGCCATCAGCGCAGGTGCTGAGCGAGGAGGTTGAGAAGGCGTCAAGCGGTCACATCCGCGCAAGGACTCTCCTTCTCACCATGGCCGGAGGCGTCGCTCTTCTTGTGTCGCTCGG
Proteins encoded in this region:
- a CDS encoding DUF1538 domain-containing protein; this encodes MDPMMIGALEAAQAAQACGAGGAGGSAWAAMGLAVFSGFGAVAAEVARTLIPLGVLFVVFQVLFLRLPRAFVRRVAAGMISTFVGLALFLQGVNIAFVPMGHRLGAKLGLLAQPWVVAPVGFILGLLVVLAEPSAQVLSEEVEKASSGHIRARTLLLTMAGGVALLVSLGYCLITLGIPLTRIIIPGYLLALGLLRWIDPAFVAIAFDAGAVATGPLTVTFLMSLGLGIAAAQRGKPTLDSGFGLVCLIALASTLAVEGLSFVYRGSAAGKDGRNTP
- a CDS encoding ABC transporter ATP-binding protein, which gives rise to MSISAKSVKLDGLTKVFVSPGGAQAAAADNVCLTINEGELVTFLGPSGCGKTTTLRMVAGFENPTSGRVLIGDRDVTNVAPNNRDTAMVFQSYALFPHMTVGENVAYGLRFRKAGNAEKHERTKRMMELVGLTGFESRQPGQLSGGQQQRVALARALVVEPQVLLFDEPLSNLDAKLREQMREEIRRIQQRLSITAIYVTHDQSEAMAISDRIVIMNRGRIEQVGTPREVYSEPISRFVADFIGRVNFLPGLMVGCVRTPAALPVQQAGAASGRDFFRVNLFGQEILVEGVAGLDEKASECGGRVLVVCRPEAASLARADTGEEPPAHTSGRVIKAVYFGSYMEYGLELDGMDAGSPPFTLIDHNPARSTPLEVGDTAGIRFDENSLHVLAAE
- a CDS encoding DUF1538 domain-containing protein — its product is MTSPLCQALMEVITAVAPLTIAVASLGALFLDVSWTDLARIAIGASFAAIGLLFFLRGTRIALLPMGEIIGASLPARSSPALLVITAFVFSFSVTIADPSLHVLTAQVASLQDSSLSVRMLGVMISSGMGFLVTVAMLRIVLNIPSRLLFIAGYSIAILLSFFTVPELAPLFFDSGSAATGPMVVPCVIALGLGTASVLQRKRSLADEFGLVGLATLGPVLVMMVWGVIVRWTR